A genomic stretch from Nocardia wallacei includes:
- a CDS encoding ArsR/SmtB family transcription factor, which produces MVLSHPSRAQLRVENVLSALGNPIRLGAVRVLDAGGEYNCTSVLNVLGVTAKSTMTHHWRVLRESGVIRQTPSGREYLLELRRTDLDARYPGLLDAVLNGSRTDENS; this is translated from the coding sequence ATGGTCTTGAGTCATCCGAGCCGTGCGCAGCTGCGCGTCGAGAACGTGCTCTCGGCGCTGGGCAATCCGATCCGCCTCGGCGCGGTCCGCGTTCTCGACGCCGGAGGCGAGTACAACTGCACCAGTGTGCTGAATGTCCTCGGTGTGACGGCCAAATCGACCATGACGCACCACTGGCGGGTACTACGGGAGAGCGGCGTCATCCGGCAGACCCCCTCCGGTCGGGAGTATCTGCTCGAACTCCGCCGCACCGACCTCGACGCCCGCTACCCGGGATTGCTGGACGCCGTCCTGAACGGCTCCCGCACCGACGAGAACTCCTGA